CACACCGGCTGCCGTCCGGCCAGAAACCGCGTTTGACCTGGGCTTATACCACCCCCCCGTGCAGGCGGCACGGGGGGATGTGGTCGACTGGTGATAGCCGGACGTGGGGAGGCGCTGCATATTGGCCGGTTGGCGCGAGTGGCCGATGGGGAGACGGATCACCGTTTTCGCCGGAGCGGTGGCGGCGTTGCTGTCGACGCTGCTCGCCGCCGTGCTGCTTATCGCGATCAACAGGCTGGCGGTGGAGCGCCTGCAAAGTGAGATGGCCGCCGCGACGGAACGGGTGGCCATGCAGGTGCGTGAGGGACGCGTCGCCGACGCGACGCCGTACGGGCATGTCGACTACCTCCAGGTGCTCGACCCGTCAGGGCAGGTCGTGGCGTCCACGTCGGGACTCGGGGACAAGCCCCGGCCCATAGCCCACTTCGCGCCTGACAAGGGCCAGGAGTTCGCGTACGAACAGGTGTGCGACGAGGTGCTGCCGGGGTGTCGCATGGTGGTGGCGCACAGCGTGGTCGTGAACGGGAGCAACTGGCTGGTCTACGGCTCGACGACCGGCATCCCGCCGCTGGTCGACCCTCGGCTGGCCGCGCTGCTCGGGCTCAGCGCGGTCGTCCTCACCGCGGCGACCGCGATCGGCAGCCGGCGGGTGCTGCGGTCGTCGCTGCGGCCGGTGGAGGCCATCAGGACCGAACTGGACACGATCAGCGGGCGATGCCCGGAGCGGCGGGTTCCCGTGCCGCCGGGTCACGACGAGATCAGCGGGCTCGCGAGCAGCGTCAACCGCACCCTCGACCGGCTCCAGGTGTCCCTGGAGCAGCAGCGCCAGTTCGCCTCGGACGCCTCCCACGACCTGCGCAGCCCGATCACCGCGATGCGGGCCCAGGTCGAGGACGCGCTGCTGGCTCCGGAGGAGAGCCGGCTGGACGTCATCGGCGACAACCTGCTGGTCAGCCTGGACCGCCTGCAGGCCATCGTGTGCGACCTGCTGATGGTGGCCCGTCTCGACGCCGGCACACCCGGGGGCCGCGAGGTGATCGACCTGTCGGCCCTGGTCACGGGTGAGCTGAGCGCACGCCACACGACCAAGAAGATCAAGCCGGACGTCGAGCCGAACGTCATCGTCGAGGGCGACCCGCTGCGGCTGGCCCGGTTGCTCACCAACCTGGTCGACAACGCCGAGCGCCACGCCGACACCGCGATCTGCGTGGCCGTGCGCAAACAGGCCGCCGACCCCGGCGACGAGCGCTTCCCGTCCGGTGTGGCGGTGATGGAGGTGCTGGACGACGGGCCCGGTGTCGAACGCGACCAGTGGGAGCGCATCTTCCAGCGCTTCATCCGGCTTCCCGCCGCGCGGGAGAAG
The window above is part of the Sphaerisporangium rubeum genome. Proteins encoded here:
- a CDS encoding sensor histidine kinase, producing the protein MGRRITVFAGAVAALLSTLLAAVLLIAINRLAVERLQSEMAAATERVAMQVREGRVADATPYGHVDYLQVLDPSGQVVASTSGLGDKPRPIAHFAPDKGQEFAYEQVCDEVLPGCRMVVAHSVVVNGSNWLVYGSTTGIPPLVDPRLAALLGLSAVVLTAATAIGSRRVLRSSLRPVEAIRTELDTISGRCPERRVPVPPGHDEISGLASSVNRTLDRLQVSLEQQRQFASDASHDLRSPITAMRAQVEDALLAPEESRLDVIGDNLLVSLDRLQAIVCDLLMVARLDAGTPGGREVIDLSALVTGELSARHTTKKIKPDVEPNVIVEGDPLRLARLLTNLVDNAERHADTAICVAVRKQAADPGDERFPSGVAVMEVLDDGPGVERDQWERIFQRFIRLPAAREKDSGGTGLGLAIARQIAELSGGTLTVEPSDQGARFVLRLPLSGASPPPHRHVPIPTCP